TTGAGGAGTACGAGTATGGAAAGTTCGTTCACATCCTTGATTCCGATGGCAACAAAATTGAATTGTGGGAACCAATAGACTCTGTTTTTACAGCAATGTTCGAGGGAAGTCCTACAAATAAATAATAATCCAAAAAAGTGATGGATTAGATCTCGATATACAATGTTGAAGAACTTATGTTTTCACAAGAACTTGCCTGTTAAATTCATATAGTTGCACATGATTGTTTTGGAGGATGACTATCATTCCAAGAGTAATAATGCACAACACCATCAGTCTTGATGGTGCGGTAATCGGTTTTGAAGTGGACATGGAACTTCATTACCAAATCGCCGGAGTATATGGGGCAGATGCTCACCTAATCGGTTCAACAACGGCAAAAACCGGGATTGAAATGTTTGGTGGTGAAGTGGGTGAAGAAGAACCTTCTGACTTTGCCAAACCCGAAACTACACCCGATGATCCAAGAGCTATATGGGTTATTGTTGACTCCCAGGGGATTTTGATAAATCGACTTCATGTGCTTCGAAAATCAGTTTTCTGCAAAGATGTGTTGATATTGGTTTCTTCAAGCACTCCGAATGATTACATAACCTATCT
The DNA window shown above is from Methanohalophilus levihalophilus and carries:
- a CDS encoding RibD family protein, producing the protein MTIIPRVIMHNTISLDGAVIGFEVDMELHYQIAGVYGADAHLIGSTTAKTGIEMFGGEVGEEEPSDFAKPETTPDDPRAIWVIVDSQGILINRLHVLRKSVFCKDVLILVSSSTPNDYITYLKERNYEFIVSGGQHVKLESALEVLHDEYGINKVLVDTGPTLNGVLLGEGLVDELSLLIAPVLADSDYPHLFSKLGIEEGIDLELANCDNVGNGYVHLVYKIKK